The Gammaproteobacteria bacterium genome includes the window AAAGCCTCCGGAGAAACGAACAGGCCGCGCACCGCCCGGCTTTCCTGCACCAGTTCGATGTAAAAGCGAAAGTCCACCGGGGTGAAGAAGGCGCTTTCGGCAATGCCCCGGTAAAACTGCTGCTGCGTCATCAGCCCGCGCTGCTGATACTCGAACCAGGTCGGCGACTCGCCGATATTGGCCAGGGCGCTGCGGTACATATCCCTCGAAAACTCCCCGCGGTCGAGAAATGCGGGAACACTCTGAATCACGCTCGCCAGCCGCGCGTCGCTGATCGTAAAGCCGCGCTCTTCGGCATGCGCCTGCATCATGCGCATGTCGATCAGATCGTCGAGCACGAGGGCGCGAAGCTGCTGCTCGAACTCCTCGGGAAGAGCTTCGCCGAACTGTTCTCGCAGCCTGATCTGTTCTTCATCCAGCGTGCGCAGGAACTCGGTCTGCCCGATTTCCACGCCGTCCACGCTGGCCACGGCGGTGCTGGACATGCCCACATTGCCCCGCATGGTGCCGAAAGTCAGCACCAGCGCAAGCCCGATTACACCGAAGATGATGCCGGCAACCCAGCCGCTGAGCCGGTCACGGATTACCTGGAGCATCGGAGCGCGCCAACCCGCCTCAGGACGAGGGTAAGTGGCGGAGTGGACGGGACTCGAACCCGCGACCACCGGATTGACAGCCCGGTATTCTAACCATCTGAACTACCACTCCGCTATGGGTGCTGAGGGGCTTGAACCCCCGACCTTCGCCGTGTAAGAGCGACGCTCTCCCAACTGAGCTAAGCACCCGCCGGCGCCATTACCCTCGCGGAACTCGCCGCAACAGCTGAACGGGGGCAAGCCCCGAAAGCTGGAGGTGGTTAGTTTACGGCATCCCTCAGGGCACGGCCTGCCTTAAATCCGGGAACCGAGGTCGCGGCGATTTGTATCGTCTCTCCGGTACGGGGATTGCGTCCTTGCCGTGCGGCGCGATGCTTGACGCTGAAGGTCCCGAAACCGACCAGAGATACCGAGTCTCCCTGTCCCAAGGCACCGCTGATGGCCCCTAAAACCGCATCCACGGCTCTACCCGCTTCCGCTTTGCCAAGACCCGCAGCCGATGCCACGGCATCCGTAAGTTCCCGTTTGTTCATGCAATTCTCCGTAGGTTTTTGCCCGGATTTACCGGTTCGATACGCACTGGCGGTGTCTATAGGACAATGAAATCCACCCCCAAAATTGGTATAGCGGCACCTAAAACCAGCGATGCCGCCATATCATCCCAACAGCCGGGAAAAAATCCCGGATGACCGGGGATTATGTACTAATCCCCAAGCCGCCGCAATAATACATACTCTTTGCAGCAAGCGCACGCCGCGCCTGCATAAAAACAGGCCTGAACGGCCTTGGGAAGATGAGCTAGACTCGGCAAATTCTATGGCGAACCTGACGAAACAAGCCCGCAAACGAGCCAGGAATCGCGTAACCTCGCATGACGTCGCCAGACTCGCCGGCGTCTCCCAGGCCGCCGTCTCCCGAGTCTATCGCCAGGGGGCAAGCGCATCGGCGGAAATGCGCGAGAAAGTGCGCGAGGCGGCCCGGCAACTCGGGTACCGGCCGAACGCCATCGCCCGGGGCTTGAGTTCCCGGCGTTCGAACATGGTCGCCCTGATCATGCTGCGGCAAACGAACCTGACCTACCCGGATTCGCTTGTGGAAATCTCCTCTTCGTTCTCCGCCAGAGGAATCCAGGTTCTGCTGTTCTCCATCGAAACCTACGACGAACTGGACGACACGGTCGACCGGGTGCTGCAATACCAGGTTGATGGCGTCGTCATCGGCGGCACGTTCAACAGGGCGCAACGCCAGGCTTTCGACGATGCCGGCATCCCCGTGATCTACTACGGACTGGCGCCGCGCGGCGCGCCCTACAGTTGCGTCGACTGCGACAACGGCAAGGGAACCGAGTGGCTGGCGGAAAAATTGCTTTCGGCGGGCCACCGGCGCTTCGGCATCATGGCCGGGCCGAAAAATGGAGCAGTCGCCCGCGTGCGTACGCGGATGCTCGAGGCCGGGCTCCGAGCTGGCGGCGCGGACGATGTCGTGATCGTTCATTGCGGTTACGAATACGAGAACGCGCGGCGCGGTTTCGTCGAGCTTATGCGGACGAACCGACGACTCCCGGACGCGGTGGCCGCGATCACC containing:
- a CDS encoding HU family DNA-binding protein, yielding MNKRELTDAVASAAGLGKAEAGRAVDAVLGAISGALGQGDSVSLVGFGTFSVKHRAARQGRNPRTGETIQIAATSVPGFKAGRALRDAVN
- a CDS encoding LacI family transcriptional regulator, whose protein sequence is MPPYHPNSREKIPDDRGLCTNPQAAAIIHTLCSKRTPRLHKNRPERPWEDELDSANSMANLTKQARKRARNRVTSHDVARLAGVSQAAVSRVYRQGASASAEMREKVREAARQLGYRPNAIARGLSSRRSNMVALIMLRQTNLTYPDSLVEISSSFSARGIQVLLFSIETYDELDDTVDRVLQYQVDGVVIGGTFNRAQRQAFDDAGIPVIYYGLAPRGAPYSCVDCDNGKGTEWLAEKLLSAGHRRFGIMAGPKNGAVARVRTRMLEAGLRAGGADDVVIVHCGYEYENARRGFVELMRTNRRLPDAVAAITDSLAIGSIDEARENFGLDVPGDISITGFDGVRIGGLEPYKLTTIRLPRKRMAAAVVDLLTDRIEDPDLSPEVRLFTGIPVSGQTVRNANDA